The following proteins are encoded in a genomic region of Alphaproteobacteria bacterium:
- the livM gene encoding high-affinity branched-chain amino acid ABC transporter permease LivM yields the protein MSAPSPAIDPRAPWRDALVTAAIAAVLALPLAGFRTVDRADGLTLDLRLLDVGYVTAMIFAGRLLYGFVKVIPGIVAALAVVMGVVLHYADLPNPFLRFVGVAGCAVIGFAGLRQKFFAEGFKLALPVTKAGRMADVALGVMALAAVALPLLPFTDRYMLDVMVMVLTYVALAFGLNIIVGYAGLLDLGFVGFYAIGAYTCALLAQAFGIGFWMTLLAAGGLAAMTAGIIGTPVLRLRGDYLAIVTLGFAEIVRLVLINWTTLTGGPNGVSGVPRPGLFGLEFAVSGKNGAGTFHEFFGIPFAPIHRLVFLYYLMFVLAAAIGWLSWALRRLPIGRAWEALREDEIACAAVGIDRARVKLCAYMLGAACAGLCGAFFAARQGFISPESFSFAETTAVLAIVVLGGVGHHLGIVLAALFIIGLPELFRELEQYRMIAFGAGMVLIMIWRPGGLMATRLPGIFLKR from the coding sequence ATGAGCGCGCCTTCTCCCGCTATCGATCCGCGCGCGCCATGGCGCGATGCCTTGGTCACGGCGGCGATTGCCGCCGTTCTCGCTTTGCCGCTTGCTGGATTCCGCACCGTCGACCGGGCCGACGGATTGACGCTCGATCTGCGATTGCTCGACGTGGGCTATGTCACGGCGATGATTTTCGCCGGGCGGCTGCTGTACGGGTTCGTCAAGGTCATCCCCGGCATCGTCGCGGCGCTGGCCGTGGTCATGGGAGTTGTCCTGCACTACGCCGATCTGCCCAATCCGTTTTTGCGCTTTGTCGGCGTGGCGGGATGCGCGGTCATCGGTTTCGCGGGACTAAGGCAAAAATTCTTTGCCGAAGGATTTAAGCTCGCTCTTCCCGTAACCAAAGCGGGGCGAATGGCCGATGTCGCGCTCGGCGTCATGGCCCTGGCGGCGGTTGCGCTTCCTCTGCTGCCCTTTACCGACCGTTACATGCTCGACGTGATGGTGATGGTCTTGACCTATGTCGCGCTGGCTTTCGGGCTGAATATCATCGTCGGCTATGCCGGGCTGCTCGATCTCGGCTTTGTCGGATTTTACGCCATCGGCGCTTATACATGCGCTTTATTGGCGCAAGCCTTCGGCATCGGTTTCTGGATGACGCTGCTGGCGGCGGGCGGACTGGCTGCGATGACGGCAGGGATCATCGGCACGCCGGTCTTGCGGCTGCGCGGCGATTATCTGGCCATCGTGACGCTGGGCTTCGCGGAAATCGTGCGGCTGGTGCTGATCAACTGGACGACATTGACCGGCGGGCCGAACGGCGTATCGGGCGTGCCGAGGCCCGGCCTGTTCGGGCTGGAATTCGCGGTGAGCGGGAAAAACGGCGCGGGAACCTTTCATGAATTTTTCGGCATTCCCTTCGCGCCGATACACCGCCTGGTCTTTCTTTATTACCTGATGTTCGTTCTCGCGGCGGCCATCGGGTGGTTGAGCTGGGCGTTGCGCAGGTTGCCTATCGGGCGGGCATGGGAGGCGCTGCGCGAAGACGAAATAGCCTGTGCCGCCGTGGGCATCGACCGGGCGCGCGTCAAGCTCTGCGCCTATATGCTGGGGGCGGCGTGCGCGGGCTTGTGCGGCGCGTTCTTCGCGGCGCGGCAAGGCTTCATCAGCCCGGAGAGTTTCAGCTTCGCCGAAACCACGGCGGTGCTTGCCATCGTCGTTCTCGGCGGCGTGGGCCATCATCTGGGGATCGTGCTGGCGGCTTTGTTCATCATCGGCCTGCCGGAATTGTTCCGCGAGCTTGAGCAATACCGCATGATTGCCTTCGGCGCGGGCATGGTGCTGATTATGATCTGGCGTCCCGGCGGACTGATGGCGACGCGGCTGCCCGGTATTTTTCTCAAACGGTGA
- a CDS encoding branched-chain amino acid ABC transporter permease LivH (LivHMGF is the membrane component of the LIV-I/LS branched-chain amino acid transporter), whose protein sequence is MEYFLQQLVNGVTLGAIYALIAIGYTMVYGIIGMINFAHGEIYMIGAFIAVITFLLFGIMGLSSIPLLLLLALIVSVMITALYGWTVERIAYRPLRKAGRLAPLISAIGMSILLQNYVQILQGARVKPLPPMVQGGITLLTREDGFSVSVSYLQIVIIVLTFGIMAGFTWVIRGTGLGRAQRATEQDRTMAALVGIDVDRVISLTFLLGAALAAVAGVMVTLYYGVVDFYMGFLAGMKAFTAAVLGGIGSLPGAMLGGLLIGLIEALWSGYISVEYKDVAAFVILILILTVRPNGLLGRPEIEKV, encoded by the coding sequence TTGGAATATTTTCTGCAACAGCTCGTCAATGGCGTGACGCTTGGCGCGATTTATGCGCTGATCGCCATCGGCTATACGATGGTTTACGGCATCATCGGCATGATCAATTTCGCCCATGGCGAAATTTACATGATCGGGGCGTTCATCGCCGTCATCACCTTCCTGCTGTTCGGCATCATGGGGCTGAGTTCGATCCCGCTGCTTCTGCTGCTGGCGCTGATCGTCAGCGTGATGATCACCGCGCTGTATGGCTGGACGGTGGAACGCATAGCCTATCGCCCGCTGCGCAAGGCGGGGCGGCTCGCGCCGCTGATTTCCGCCATCGGCATGTCGATCCTGCTGCAGAATTACGTGCAGATTTTGCAGGGCGCGCGGGTCAAGCCGCTGCCGCCGATGGTGCAGGGCGGCATCACCCTGCTGACCAGGGAGGACGGTTTTTCGGTTTCGGTTTCATATCTGCAGATCGTCATCATCGTGCTGACCTTCGGCATCATGGCGGGATTCACCTGGGTCATTCGCGGAACGGGGCTGGGGCGGGCGCAGCGCGCGACGGAACAGGACAGGACGATGGCGGCGCTGGTGGGCATCGATGTCGACCGCGTGATCTCGCTGACATTTCTTCTCGGCGCGGCGCTTGCGGCGGTCGCGGGCGTGATGGTGACGCTGTATTACGGCGTGGTGGATTTTTATATGGGCTTTCTCGCGGGCATGAAGGCTTTCACCGCCGCCGTTCTGGGCGGCATCGGCTCGCTGCCCGGCGCGATGCTAGGCGGATTGTTGATCGGGCTGATCGAAGCCCTGTGGTCGGGCTATATCAGCGTCGAATATAAAGACGTCGCCGCTTTCGTCATTTTGATCCTCATCCTGACCGTCCGTCCCAATGGCTTGCTCGGCAGGCCGGAGATCGAAAAAGTATGA
- the panB gene encoding 3-methyl-2-oxobutanoate hydroxymethyltransferase — MSVAPSVKRLTSIDIMRRKNGAPIVALTAYQASIAAIADIHADILLVGDSLGMVIYGYDNTLPVTLDMMIAHGQAVVRGSKQALVIVDMPFGTYEESPEAAFRHASRVMRETGCGGIKLEGGASMAATIRYLAERGIPVMAHIGLTPQSVNALGGYKVQGRTRDTWKRFEDDAKAVSEAGAFAVVIEAMAEPLAARITTQIPIPTIGIGASAACDGQIMVTDDMLGMTPRSPKFVRRYTDLAAIAERAVANYAADVRARKFPTSEHTYAMVEAVPMDKITKSYGP; from the coding sequence ATGTCTGTCGCTCCTTCCGTCAAACGCCTGACCTCTATCGATATCATGCGCCGCAAGAACGGCGCGCCGATCGTCGCGCTGACCGCGTACCAAGCTTCGATAGCGGCCATCGCCGACATTCATGCGGATATACTTCTGGTTGGCGACAGCCTCGGCATGGTGATCTACGGATACGACAACACGCTGCCGGTAACGCTGGATATGATGATCGCGCACGGCCAAGCGGTCGTTCGCGGCTCGAAGCAGGCTCTGGTCATTGTCGACATGCCTTTCGGAACTTACGAGGAAAGCCCCGAAGCGGCGTTCCGCCATGCCTCGCGCGTCATGAGGGAAACCGGATGCGGCGGGATCAAGCTCGAAGGCGGTGCGTCAATGGCCGCGACCATTCGTTACCTGGCGGAACGGGGCATTCCGGTCATGGCGCATATCGGGCTGACGCCGCAATCGGTGAACGCGCTGGGCGGATACAAAGTCCAGGGACGCACCCGCGACACATGGAAGCGTTTTGAAGACGACGCCAAAGCCGTATCGGAAGCCGGAGCCTTCGCCGTGGTTATCGAAGCCATGGCCGAGCCGCTCGCCGCGCGCATTACGACGCAAATCCCCATCCCCACGATAGGCATCGGCGCTTCAGCCGCCTGCGACGGGCAGATCATGGTCACGGACGACATGCTGGGAATGACGCCGCGCTCACCGAAATTCGTCAGGCGCTACACCGATCTTGCCGCCATCGCCGAACGCGCCGTCGCGAATTACGCCGCCGATGTCCGCGCCCGGAAATTCCCGACGTCGGAGCATACCTACGCGATGGTGGAGGCCGTCCCGATGGACAAGATTACCAAGTCATACGGGCCGTAG
- a CDS encoding helix-turn-helix transcriptional regulator, with translation MSGRSLDDLHKEWLKKRRGYKAAYDALEEEFSIISALIQARERAGLTQEQVAKRMKTTQTVVARLESGRTRPSTRTLERFAEATESRLRIILEPKTARHVTA, from the coding sequence ATGAGCGGACGTTCGCTTGACGATTTGCATAAGGAATGGCTGAAAAAGCGGCGCGGCTACAAAGCCGCCTACGATGCCTTGGAAGAAGAATTTTCCATTATCTCGGCTTTGATCCAGGCGCGCGAACGCGCGGGCCTGACGCAAGAACAGGTCGCCAAGCGCATGAAGACGACGCAGACGGTCGTGGCGCGCCTGGAAAGCGGACGCACCCGGCCTTCCACGCGCACGCTGGAACGCTTCGCTGAAGCGACAGAAAGCAGACTGCGGATTATCCTCGAGCCGAAAACCGCTCGCCATGTGACGGCGTGA
- a CDS encoding type II toxin-antitoxin system RelE/ParE family toxin, whose translation MNMWKVETLNGAVNAELATLPDDMLARLRKIGELIQALGLERMREPHVKHLEGRLWEIRLTGRDGIARAIYVTASGKRVVIVRVFVKKTQKTPRHEIELAHRRAKEVI comes from the coding sequence ATGAATATGTGGAAAGTTGAAACGCTGAATGGGGCCGTGAATGCCGAACTGGCGACGTTGCCGGACGATATGCTTGCCCGTTTGCGCAAGATCGGCGAGCTGATTCAGGCGCTTGGGCTTGAGCGGATGCGTGAACCGCATGTGAAGCATCTGGAAGGGCGGCTATGGGAAATTCGCCTGACCGGACGAGACGGGATCGCCCGCGCGATTTATGTGACGGCGAGCGGCAAACGCGTGGTGATCGTTCGGGTCTTCGTCAAAAAGACGCAAAAAACGCCACGGCATGAAATCGAACTGGCCCACAGGCGGGCGAAGGAGGTTATATGA